From the genome of Campylobacter concisus, one region includes:
- a CDS encoding FecCD family ABC transporter permease has protein sequence MGKGFFKNKKLCILVLFVLLLLLILTCICLGRYQVSPYKAFMIIYKTITGDVSGLDVHETSVVIDIRLPRILMGVLVGAGLSLAGAAYQTVFSNPLVSPDLLGVSSGAGFGAALSILLSLDMIVTQHVSLLLGLLAVYIVLNLSRVKKRTDLYVLVLSGVIVKSLFDASISFIKYIADPEDKLPTITMWLLGSLASVSYRDLVICSIIIIPCIFGFFLLRWKLNLLSLDSDEARSLGINVKKLRIVVILLSTLITATTVSVCGIIGWIGLIIPHLARMVIGNDNRYLIPTCCVMGAIYLLLIDTLSRAATSNEIPISILTAFIGAPLFITILRKNSGERR, from the coding sequence ATGGGGAAAGGTTTCTTTAAGAATAAAAAATTATGCATATTGGTTCTCTTTGTATTGCTATTGCTTTTAATACTAACTTGTATTTGTTTAGGAAGATATCAGGTTAGCCCCTATAAAGCATTTATGATTATATACAAAACAATAACCGGAGATGTTAGCGGCTTAGATGTACATGAAACTAGTGTAGTAATTGACATAAGACTACCTAGAATACTTATGGGAGTTTTAGTAGGTGCAGGGCTATCACTGGCAGGAGCAGCATATCAAACTGTTTTTTCAAACCCTTTAGTTAGCCCGGACTTACTAGGGGTGTCTTCAGGAGCAGGTTTTGGGGCGGCTTTATCTATATTATTATCCCTAGACATGATAGTGACTCAACATGTTTCTTTGCTTCTGGGGCTTTTAGCAGTTTATATAGTTTTAAACCTATCCAGAGTAAAAAAACGAACAGATTTGTATGTGTTAGTTTTATCCGGAGTAATTGTAAAGTCACTATTTGATGCTTCAATATCATTTATTAAATATATAGCAGATCCGGAAGATAAGCTTCCAACTATCACTATGTGGTTGCTGGGAAGTTTAGCAAGTGTATCCTATAGAGATCTTGTTATTTGTTCAATAATAATAATACCTTGTATTTTCGGCTTCTTTCTATTAAGGTGGAAATTGAATCTTTTATCTCTAGATTCTGATGAGGCTAGGTCTTTAGGAATTAATGTAAAAAAATTACGTATTGTGGTTATCTTACTCTCAACATTGATAACTGCAACTACAGTTTCTGTATGTGGAATTATAGGATGGATAGGTTTAATAATTCCCCATTTGGCGAGAATGGTTATCGGAAATGATAATAGGTACCTTATTCCAACTTGTTGTGTTATGGGAGCAATTTATTTATTACTGATAGATACCCTTTCAAGAGCAGCTACAAGCAATGAAATTCCCATTTCAATATTAACAGCATTTATAGGTGCGCCATTATTCATAACTATACTTAGAAAGAATTCGGGAGAAAGAAGATGA
- a CDS encoding ASCH domain-containing protein, with the protein MTALLSIKPEFAEAIFDGTKKFEFRKVKFKKNVNKIKVYATKPVGKIIGEFIVDNILEASPEELWDKTSMDAGIDKERYLKYFNGKSTGFAIKIKSANKYKEAICPYLQYPNFVAPQSFMYIG; encoded by the coding sequence ATGACAGCATTATTATCCATTAAGCCGGAATTCGCTGAGGCTATTTTTGATGGTACGAAAAAATTTGAGTTTAGAAAGGTAAAATTTAAAAAAAACGTTAATAAGATTAAAGTATATGCCACAAAGCCAGTTGGAAAAATTATAGGAGAATTTATAGTTGATAATATTTTGGAGGCAAGCCCAGAAGAGCTATGGGATAAAACGAGTATGGATGCCGGTATAGATAAAGAAAGATATCTAAAATACTTTAATGGCAAGAGTACCGGTTTTGCCATTAAGATTAAATCCGCAAATAAATATAAAGAGGCAATTTGTCCTTATTTGCAATACCCAAATTTTGTGGCACCACAATCGTTTATGTATATTGGATAA
- a CDS encoding ABC transporter substrate-binding protein — MKRRISLLLFLVLALILNACDGSSQSNKNEISENKEKEASQVREVKEVKESEYSVTDVRGKTIKFEKTPERIATVDKPLPSIIYAIDGKTDKIVGCNPSSIKAFEESVLKNMYPQLANANTKWCSKDSVVNVEELLKLKPDVVFIYSNIEKEIEKMEAAGLKVVALKRAEFDSIKENIKMISEVLQKKERGDLLVEYMDKGINEVTSKLAEIKDEDKPKVIEFYSDMKIAVKTYDHWMKPSGAHNPAHELKGKLAEVDMEQMIVWNPDIIYLGNHSDLMPEDFIENKQEGRDWSTIKAVANKQVYKIPIGVYRWDPPGVETPLTVKWAAKIQYPQLFSDMDMEVELKNFFEYVYDYKLSDDEVATILRK, encoded by the coding sequence ATGAAAAGAAGGATTAGTTTATTATTATTTTTAGTACTAGCATTAATTTTAAATGCTTGTGACGGCAGCTCTCAAAGTAATAAAAATGAAATCAGTGAAAACAAGGAAAAAGAAGCTAGTCAAGTGCGAGAAGTTAAAGAGGTAAAAGAAAGCGAATACTCGGTTACTGATGTTAGAGGAAAAACGATTAAATTTGAAAAAACACCGGAAAGAATTGCAACGGTGGACAAGCCTCTTCCGTCTATAATATATGCAATTGATGGAAAGACAGATAAAATTGTAGGATGCAACCCATCTTCTATTAAAGCTTTTGAAGAAAGTGTTTTAAAAAACATGTATCCACAACTAGCTAATGCGAATACTAAATGGTGTTCAAAAGACTCAGTTGTTAACGTGGAAGAGTTATTGAAGCTAAAACCGGATGTAGTGTTTATTTATTCGAATATTGAGAAAGAAATTGAAAAAATGGAAGCTGCAGGACTTAAGGTAGTAGCTTTAAAGAGGGCAGAATTTGACAGTATAAAAGAAAATATAAAAATGATATCTGAAGTACTTCAAAAGAAAGAACGTGGCGACTTATTAGTTGAATATATGGACAAAGGAATTAATGAAGTAACATCAAAGTTAGCTGAAATAAAAGATGAAGATAAACCAAAAGTTATAGAGTTTTATAGTGACATGAAAATAGCTGTAAAAACATACGACCATTGGATGAAACCAAGTGGAGCCCATAATCCGGCCCACGAGCTTAAGGGTAAATTGGCTGAAGTGGACATGGAGCAGATGATTGTATGGAACCCTGATATCATTTATTTAGGAAATCATTCAGACTTAATGCCGGAAGACTTTATTGAAAATAAGCAGGAAGGTAGAGACTGGTCAACAATTAAAGCTGTAGCTAACAAACAAGTATACAAAATTCCTATAGGTGTTTATAGGTGGGATCCTCCTGGGGTTGAAACTCCGCTTACAGTTAAATGGGCTGCAAAAATACAGTATCCACAATTGTTTTCAGATATGGACATGGAAGTAGAGTTAAAGAATTTCTTTGAATATGTATATGATTACAAATTATCAGATGATGAAGTTGCTACAATATTGAGGAAGTAG
- a CDS encoding transposase, whose translation MANGDYEVTHNRILNSVKKKYHSYKGKVGKIADNIIDRNFKADKPLQKWSTDVSQFNFSWGKCNISPILDMYTNEIISYDLSLSPNLEQISKKILLTSLY comes from the coding sequence ATGGCAAACGGAGATTATGAAGTAACTCATAATAGGATTCTTAATAGTGTAAAGAAAAAATATCATTCATACAAAGGTAAAGTAGGCAAGATTGCTGATAATATAATAGACAGAAATTTTAAAGCTGATAAGCCGTTACAAAAATGGAGTACTGATGTATCTCAATTTAACTTTTCATGGGGTAAATGCAACATTTCACCAATACTTGATATGTATACAAATGAAATAATCTCTTATGACTTATCCTTAAGTCCTAATTTAGAGCAAATATCTAAAAAAATTTTGTTAACTTCTTTATATTGA
- a CDS encoding site-specific integrase, with protein MQYLVKRNGIYYFRVAIPLYLRPYFGNKTEYITSFLTKRFDTAKNRAKIYSIIFNAIKKAWKMNLSIELIEHLVLMLLKAKEAKSIKEHDMLGRYINLDGLLSLNLFLKQSLKEDSLPSVISKEVDEICKKLSCTDPHTKKLLGKRVLEATIDNINHISYKMCKNQKLLNDEQQAFVPLNKKHKSKNLDDNAKDEIAKGIKEASIDSYQDDIESLKKQNLVLPFTKKSLKHSVCELRDAINELAKQKGALTQNDILRIFGCELLPDGDNELSDDLKFGYGNLNDPTFGGQVKLYKADKYEDKGIVLSDIEAKDLAIDDTSDASNMTFNEAINFFQKLFSNRAKSFKSQLISSTKSENKADTVTLKSAFETYVSNTSISNNWSDSTFGLVRHVGKLMYMNFGDELDIKKIKRDDLLNFRNVLLQLPTKLSQNSLYKDKSLDEIIALAKDRPKISKSTIKKYIVRVSEFFKYCYDSDYIDKNPAIDLQISINQDDVTNKNPYEDSDVNALLDIVSKIRSSGDTKSQRISKDELFFVTYIAAYSGMRLNEIIQLNTDDIVEKYNIVCFSLNTKIDVKTGKSKTLKTRNSVRIVPIHSKLSSIGLFEFIESKKKLARKCGKAVRLFSCDNKDFSEYFRKKINTKVIKDGDKTRTFHSFRHTFINKLIQSGQRVEHIAALVGHEQQYKITMNTYGEPVTPKILKDLVEEINFYQEGEGWV; from the coding sequence ATGCAATATTTAGTCAAACGAAATGGCATATACTACTTTAGAGTAGCCATCCCACTATATTTGAGGCCTTATTTTGGTAATAAAACCGAATACATAACCTCCTTCCTCACAAAACGCTTTGATACAGCAAAAAATCGTGCTAAGATCTACTCTATAATTTTTAACGCGATCAAAAAGGCATGGAAGATGAATTTGAGCATCGAACTTATAGAGCACTTGGTGCTTATGCTCTTAAAAGCCAAGGAGGCCAAAAGTATCAAAGAGCATGATATGCTTGGCAGATATATAAATTTAGATGGACTACTATCACTAAATTTGTTTTTAAAACAGAGTTTAAAAGAAGATAGCTTACCCAGTGTCATATCAAAAGAGGTCGATGAGATCTGCAAAAAGCTATCTTGCACTGATCCTCATACAAAAAAGCTTCTTGGTAAAAGAGTGCTTGAGGCAACGATAGATAACATAAATCACATATCATATAAGATGTGTAAAAACCAAAAGCTACTAAATGATGAGCAACAAGCATTTGTGCCTCTTAACAAAAAGCACAAGAGCAAAAATTTAGATGATAATGCCAAAGATGAGATAGCAAAAGGCATTAAAGAGGCTAGCATAGATAGCTATCAAGACGACATAGAATCTTTAAAAAAGCAGAATTTGGTACTCCCTTTTACTAAAAAATCTCTAAAACACTCTGTTTGTGAGCTAAGAGATGCTATAAATGAGCTAGCAAAACAAAAGGGTGCACTCACACAAAACGATATCCTAAGAATATTTGGTTGTGAGTTATTGCCAGATGGAGATAATGAGCTAAGTGATGATCTAAAATTTGGATATGGAAATTTAAATGATCCTACCTTTGGTGGTCAGGTAAAGCTATATAAGGCAGATAAATATGAAGATAAAGGTATAGTTTTAAGTGATATTGAGGCTAAAGATCTTGCGATAGATGATACAAGTGATGCTAGTAACATGACTTTTAATGAAGCTATAAATTTCTTCCAAAAGCTCTTCTCGAATAGAGCTAAAAGCTTTAAATCACAGCTAATCTCATCTACTAAAAGCGAGAATAAGGCTGACACGGTCACACTAAAGAGTGCATTTGAAACCTATGTATCAAACACAAGCATTTCAAACAACTGGAGTGATAGCACATTTGGTCTTGTTAGACATGTAGGAAAGCTAATGTATATGAATTTTGGTGATGAACTAGATATTAAAAAGATAAAAAGAGATGATTTGCTAAATTTTAGAAATGTCTTACTGCAACTACCAACCAAACTCTCTCAAAATAGTCTCTATAAAGATAAAAGCTTAGATGAGATCATAGCTTTAGCAAAAGATAGACCAAAAATTTCTAAATCAACTATCAAAAAATATATTGTTAGAGTTAGTGAGTTTTTTAAATACTGCTACGATAGTGACTATATAGATAAGAACCCAGCTATAGATCTGCAAATAAGTATAAACCAGGATGACGTTACAAACAAAAATCCTTATGAAGATAGTGACGTAAACGCACTTTTGGATATTGTTAGTAAGATTAGATCAAGTGGAGATACCAAAAGCCAAAGGATCAGTAAAGATGAGCTATTTTTCGTTACTTATATAGCAGCTTATTCTGGCATGAGACTAAATGAGATAATCCAGTTAAACACAGATGACATAGTTGAAAAATATAACATAGTATGCTTTAGTTTAAATACAAAAATAGATGTAAAAACAGGCAAGAGCAAGACTTTAAAGACTAGAAACTCTGTAAGGATAGTGCCCATCCACTCTAAGCTAAGTAGCATTGGGCTGTTTGAATTTATAGAGAGTAAAAAGAAGCTAGCTAGGAAATGTGGCAAAGCAGTTAGGTTATTTAGCTGTGATAATAAAGACTTCTCTGAGTATTTTAGAAAGAAGATCAATACTAAAGTTATAAAAGATGGTGATAAAACAAGGACATTTCACTCATTTAGACACACTTTTATAAACAAGCTCATCCAAAGTGGTCAAAGAGTCGAGCATATAGCTGCTCTGGTAGGACACGAACAACAATACAAGATCACTATGAATACTTATGGCGAACCAGTAACTCCTAAAATTCTAAAGGATCTAGTAGAAGAGATAAATTTTTATCAAGAAGGGGAAGGGTGGGTGTAG
- a CDS encoding GNAT family N-acetyltransferase — protein sequence MSNIQEKYIREINTSDSFFDSLRQDYKGFDTWIAKKADAGEKAYILFDDTKIVAFLYLKIERPIDNTDISPALDTNVTWLKIGTLKIDAHGTKLGERIIKKIFDFAVANNIYNIYVTSFEKQAPLIKLLKRYGFVQHSKKINELVLTKNIPTHVQALKNDILLDYPAINATSDKYLLSIYPKYHTGMFSDSMLNTESYDILKDMSESNSIHKVYITEMKGVEQLKRGDCLLIYRTKDKNAQSANYSSVITSLCVVEEYKDLSSFSDLYDFIKYCKPHNIFTDDELENIFIKKNYTKIIKMAYNISFKRRVILKKIREIIGHEEAYWGFVKLTDEAFFAILKEGLVNDSIIIH from the coding sequence ATGTCAAATATCCAAGAGAAATATATACGTGAAATTAACACATCTGATTCCTTTTTCGACTCTTTAAGGCAAGACTATAAAGGTTTTGATACATGGATAGCGAAAAAAGCGGACGCTGGCGAAAAAGCATATATACTCTTTGATGATACCAAGATAGTGGCTTTTTTGTATCTAAAAATAGAAAGACCAATAGATAATACGGATATAAGTCCGGCACTTGACACAAATGTGACATGGCTAAAGATAGGAACTCTTAAAATAGATGCGCATGGGACAAAGCTTGGAGAGCGTATTATAAAGAAGATTTTTGATTTTGCCGTAGCAAACAATATTTATAATATCTATGTAACGTCTTTTGAAAAACAAGCACCTTTAATAAAATTATTAAAAAGATATGGGTTTGTCCAGCATAGCAAAAAAATCAATGAGCTAGTATTAACAAAAAATATACCGACTCATGTGCAGGCGCTAAAAAATGATATACTGCTGGACTATCCGGCTATTAATGCGACAAGCGACAAATATCTTTTAAGTATATACCCAAAATATCATACTGGTATGTTCTCGGACTCTATGCTAAACACAGAAAGCTATGACATACTAAAAGACATGTCTGAATCAAATAGTATTCATAAGGTGTATATAACGGAAATGAAAGGTGTCGAGCAACTCAAGAGAGGCGACTGCTTACTCATTTATAGAACAAAAGATAAAAATGCCCAAAGCGCGAACTACTCATCCGTCATAACCTCCTTGTGTGTTGTAGAAGAATATAAAGATTTATCCAGTTTTAGTGACTTGTATGATTTCATCAAGTACTGCAAGCCTCATAATATATTTACTGATGATGAATTAGAGAATATATTTATCAAAAAAAATTACACAAAAATAATAAAAATGGCATACAATATATCATTTAAAAGACGTGTTATTTTAAAGAAGATTAGAGAAATTATAGGTCACGAAGAAGCCTACTGGGGTTTTGTGAAGCTTACAGATGAGGCTTTTTTTGCAATTTTAAAAGAAGGTTTAGTAAATGACAGCATTATTATCCATTAA
- a CDS encoding DUF2809 domain-containing protein: MREKNLREQKPNEPKDAVRHEQKLQTKQSVRTRLAFLAAAVLILAVEIYIAICVKGGFVRHYLGDVLAVILLYALARAIFSVPPSNLPLKIFTFAAALEIAQYFGVVQILGIENKILKIMIGGTFDLADLLCYAAGCILAGVYEKFEKRRSDG; this comes from the coding sequence TTGCGAGAGAAAAATTTAAGAGAGCAAAAACCAAACGAGCCGAAGGACGCAGTAAGGCACGAGCAAAAGCTGCAAACAAAGCAAAGTGTGAGAACGAGGCTAGCGTTTTTAGCCGCGGCGGTACTGATTTTGGCGGTCGAAATTTACATAGCGATCTGCGTAAAGGGCGGCTTTGTGCGACACTACCTCGGCGACGTTTTGGCTGTTATCTTGCTTTACGCTTTAGCAAGGGCTATATTTAGCGTGCCACCATCAAATTTGCCGCTTAAAATTTTTACTTTTGCGGCGGCTTTGGAGATTGCGCAGTATTTTGGAGTGGTGCAAATTTTAGGTATAGAAAATAAAATTTTAAAGATAATGATCGGCGGGACGTTCGATCTTGCTGATCTGCTCTGCTACGCGGCTGGCTGTATCTTGGCGGGCGTGTATGAAAAATTTGAAAAAAGGAGAAGCGATGGATAA
- a CDS encoding ABC transporter ATP-binding protein, whose product MILQVKKGTFSYDKRKILKDISFDLKEEEVMSILGPNGVGKTTFLRCLMGFLKWDTGKALLFGKDINEYAEKELWENLSYVPQVKKSVFSYGVLEMVVMGLDKENSFFHIPTKEDYDKAYETLKELGVEKLSNRYCDELSGGELQMVMIARALVSNPKLLILDEPESNLDMKNQIRIIEAIKHINVNKKSACIINTHFPSHALQISDKTLFIGSDYKTTFDESSKAITEDNLQKYFQIKAKILIFQAEEVEYKTVAPYKAI is encoded by the coding sequence ATGATACTCCAAGTTAAAAAAGGTACTTTTTCATATGACAAGAGAAAAATTTTAAAAGATATTTCATTTGATTTAAAAGAAGAAGAAGTAATGTCCATTCTTGGACCCAATGGGGTGGGTAAAACTACTTTCTTAAGGTGTCTTATGGGATTTTTAAAATGGGACACGGGAAAAGCCTTATTGTTCGGCAAAGATATAAATGAATATGCAGAAAAAGAATTATGGGAAAACTTAAGTTATGTTCCTCAAGTTAAGAAAAGTGTGTTTAGTTATGGGGTTTTAGAAATGGTTGTGATGGGTTTAGACAAGGAAAACAGTTTTTTCCATATCCCTACGAAGGAAGATTATGATAAAGCTTATGAAACTTTAAAAGAATTAGGAGTTGAAAAGCTATCAAATAGATACTGTGATGAGCTATCCGGAGGAGAGCTTCAAATGGTTATGATTGCGAGAGCTCTTGTTTCTAATCCAAAACTTCTTATTTTAGATGAACCGGAGTCAAACCTGGATATGAAGAATCAAATTAGAATCATAGAGGCAATTAAACATATAAATGTAAATAAAAAATCTGCTTGCATAATAAACACTCATTTTCCTAGTCATGCATTGCAGATATCTGACAAAACTTTGTTTATCGGTAGTGATTACAAAACAACCTTTGATGAAAGTTCGAAAGCCATTACTGAAGATAACTTACAAAAGTATTTTCAGATCAAAGCTAAAATTTTAATTTTTCAAGCAGAAGAAGTTGAATACAAAACAGTTGCACCTTATAAAGCCATATAG
- a CDS encoding aldo/keto reductase produces MEYRKLGSTGIQISRISMGSHHLKNPQDIDKHAENFFYAYKQGINFFETGDTYGNNCSELILGAAIKEMKKHKKPFYIMSKTHAGDSKTFRKNLENSLKNLGISCIDSFTCLWGVKSFEEWRGAKNYGAIREMEKAREEGLIKHITFSSHLQNKELIEMIGEYKFDYSLQGFNIINSKYRLKGIMKTHEKDIGTIAMNPLATGDLLLYEDIFNAIRIKEDQTLVQAAYAYILSFPFIDSVLGTFNSKDEINEAIKTLYQEPYSAKERSEQEGKLKERINQVDLERKIEVGKALRQRPHILREEVADLFGVYPLSV; encoded by the coding sequence ATGGAATATAGAAAATTAGGATCTACAGGCATACAAATTTCAAGAATATCTATGGGAAGTCATCACTTAAAGAATCCCCAAGATATAGATAAACATGCAGAAAATTTCTTCTATGCATATAAACAAGGAATAAATTTCTTTGAAACCGGCGATACTTATGGAAACAATTGTTCAGAACTTATATTAGGTGCAGCCATAAAAGAAATGAAGAAGCATAAAAAACCATTTTATATTATGTCAAAGACACATGCCGGAGATTCTAAAACATTTCGAAAAAATCTTGAAAATTCTTTGAAGAATTTAGGAATAAGTTGTATTGACTCCTTTACTTGTCTTTGGGGTGTAAAATCTTTTGAAGAATGGAGAGGAGCTAAAAACTATGGAGCTATAAGAGAGATGGAAAAAGCAAGAGAAGAAGGACTTATTAAGCATATTACTTTTTCTTCACACTTACAAAATAAAGAACTAATTGAGATGATTGGGGAGTATAAATTTGATTATAGTTTACAGGGCTTTAATATAATTAATTCCAAATACAGATTAAAAGGAATAATGAAGACTCATGAAAAAGATATAGGGACAATAGCTATGAATCCGCTGGCAACAGGAGACTTGTTGCTTTATGAAGATATATTTAACGCTATTCGTATAAAAGAAGACCAAACTTTGGTTCAAGCGGCATATGCATATATTCTGTCCTTTCCTTTTATAGATTCTGTACTGGGAACCTTTAATTCAAAAGATGAAATTAATGAAGCTATTAAAACCCTATATCAAGAACCTTACTCTGCTAAAGAAAGGAGTGAACAAGAAGGAAAATTAAAAGAAAGAATTAATCAAGTTGATTTAGAAAGAAAGATAGAAGTTGGCAAAGCTCTTAGACAAAGACCTCATATATTAAGAGAAGAAGTTGCAGATTTGTTTGGAGTTTATCCACTAAGTGTATAA
- the ttdA gene encoding L(+)-tartrate dehydratase subunit alpha, with protein sequence MDKEKSIKKMTEVMAKFVGYTGKVLSDDVTAKLLELSERETQPLAKEIYKTMFENQRLAKELNRPSCQDTGVIQFFVRCGANFPLIGELEELLREAVLQATREAPLRHNSVETFDEYNTGKNVGKGTPSVFWEIVPNSSECEIHTYMAGGGCSLPGKATVLMPGMGYEGVVKFVMDIMTSYGINACPPLLVGIGVGTSIDVASLLSKKALMRPLGSKNPNERAALTEKLLEDGINKIGLGPQGMSGASSVMGVHIENCARHPSVIAVAVNVGCWSHRKGHIVWDADLNFDVKSHKEFAL encoded by the coding sequence ATGGATAAAGAAAAATCCATAAAAAAGATGACTGAGGTCATGGCAAAATTTGTCGGCTACACGGGCAAAGTGCTGTCTGATGACGTGACTGCGAAGCTACTTGAGCTTAGCGAGCGCGAGACGCAGCCGCTGGCAAAGGAGATCTATAAAACGATGTTTGAAAATCAGCGCCTTGCAAAGGAGCTAAACCGCCCGTCCTGTCAGGATACTGGAGTGATCCAGTTTTTCGTAAGATGTGGCGCAAATTTCCCACTCATCGGCGAGCTTGAAGAGCTACTGCGAGAGGCGGTGCTGCAAGCTACTCGCGAGGCTCCGCTGCGCCATAACAGCGTCGAGACATTTGACGAGTATAATACCGGCAAAAACGTCGGCAAGGGCACGCCGAGCGTGTTTTGGGAGATCGTGCCAAATAGTAGCGAGTGCGAGATACACACCTATATGGCAGGTGGCGGCTGTAGCCTGCCTGGTAAAGCAACCGTGCTGATGCCTGGCATGGGATATGAGGGCGTCGTTAAATTCGTCATGGATATAATGACAAGCTACGGCATAAACGCCTGTCCGCCGCTACTAGTGGGTATTGGCGTTGGCACTTCGATCGACGTGGCATCTTTGCTATCTAAAAAGGCACTTATGAGGCCTTTGGGCTCTAAAAATCCAAACGAACGAGCCGCATTAACTGAAAAGTTGCTCGAAGATGGCATAAATAAAATCGGCCTTGGACCACAAGGTATGAGTGGTGCAAGCTCTGTGATGGGCGTGCATATAGAAAACTGTGCTCGCCACCCAAGCGTCATAGCTGTTGCCGTAAATGTGGGCTGTTGGTCGCACCGCAAGGGTCACATCGTTTGGGATGCGGATCTAAATTTCGACGTAAAATCGCACAAGGAGTTCGCGCTATGA